In the Kiritimatiellia bacterium genome, TTGACCTGACGCGATACGCTCTCGACACCTATGTGATCATGCCCAATCATGTTCACGCGCTCATTCAACCGGCGGAGAACCAGACCCTGCCGACTATCCTGCACAGTTGGAAGTCGTACTCCGCCCATGCCATCAACGACGCCTTGAATCGGAACGGAACGGTGTGGATAGACGAGTATTTTGACCACGCGGTCAGGTCCGGAGATCAACTGGAGCATTTCCGCCGGTACATTCTGGAGAATCCCTCCAAGGCGGGATTGAAAACAGGGTTCCGGGCGGGATCGGGATCTGGAATCAGGCTGAACGAGTGATGCGTTTTCACGGCCGGGACGGCCGTGCCACATTTGCAAAGCTGACCTTCTGCACGCTGATGCACTTCACGGGACACACCTCGAGGCAGGCGTTGCAGCGGATGCAGTCCTCCTGGTGAATCCAGTAGAGGAACGGCGGCGAGCCCGGGAGAAGATGCTCGTCGCGCCGGTCCCAGCCCGTGATGCGATCCTGGCCGTCTTTCCGCAGGGCGCGCGCCTTGACGATGCAGTCGGGCCGCGGCTTGACCTCGACGCACTGGTCGCAGTAGATGCAGCGGTCCATGTCGATCTCGTACTTGTAGTGGCACAGGTAACACCGGCCCGCTTCCTCGCGCGCGGGGCCGGGCTCCAGCCCCGTCTCGACCTCCGCCTCCAGTTTCCGCGCGCCGACCGGCAGCTCCGGCATCGGCCGGCGGGGCACGGCGTCCATCGCCCGCGTCCGCGCGGCGTCACGGCCGGACTCGATCCGCACCGCGTCCTCGATGCGCGGACCGCCCATGAGGAAAGCGTCCACCTCGCGGGTAATTTGCCTGGCATGACCGATCGCCTCGATCAGGGTCGTGGCGCCGGTGGCGTAGTCGCCGGCCAGGAACAGCCGCGGATGGGGTTCCGCCGGGGCCCAACCCCGGTCCGCCTGCTGCCCGGTGGCCAGCAGGACGAGGTCCGCCTCGACGGCGAATTCGCTGCCGGGCATTTCCACCGGGCGGCGGCGCCCGTCGGCGTCGGGCTCGCCGGGTTGCGTGCGGGTGAACCGGACG is a window encoding:
- a CDS encoding transposase yields the protein MAERESWLRAHPEPWTLSTQEEYHTLFTERIEEWLDQGYGSCLLGHPQTGSIAEQALIHFDLTRYALDTYVIMPNHVHALIQPAENQTLPTILHSWKSYSAHAINDALNRNGTVWIDEYFDHAVRSGDQLEHFRRYILENPSKAGLKTGFRAGSGSGIRLNE
- a CDS encoding 4Fe-4S binding protein; this encodes GGGFTAIDCARVALRLGAEKVGVYYRRTVDDMRVTPGELEEMAEEGIPLETQVAPVAFDGSNGSVRSVRFTRTQPGEPDADGRRRPVEMPGSEFAVEADLVLLATGQQADRGWAPAEPHPRLFLAGDYATGATTLIEAIGHARQITREVDAFLMGGPRIEDAVRIESGRDAARTRAMDAVPRRPMPELPVGARKLEAEVETGLEPGPAREEAGRCYLCHYKYEIDMDRCIYCDQCVEVKPRPDCIVKARALRKDGQDRITGWDRRDEHLLPGSPPFLYWIHQEDCIRCNACLEVCPVKCISVQKVSFANVARPSRP